Proteins encoded together in one Deltaproteobacteria bacterium window:
- a CDS encoding glycoside hydrolase family 3 C-terminal domain-containing protein, translated as MAKEQAPYLDSTQPIDARVRDLVSRMTLPEKLAQIGCVWSSELIRDEAFCERRARTTLAHGIGHITRIGGATVLAPAASATVANAIQKFLVERTRLGIPAIIHEESCAGYLARGATCFPQAIGLASTWEPELIEAMTSVIRTQMRAAGAHHALAPVLDVARDPRWGRTEETFGEDPYLIAQMGIAYVRGLQGDDLRRGIVATGKHFAGYGASEGGLNWAPAHIPARELREVYVAPFEAVIKQAQLASIMNAYNEIDGVPLGSSKEILNDLLRRELGFDGVVVSDYFTIATLFQYHRIGGDEAEAAGFALAAGIDVELPALHCYGEPLRQAVEDGRVDVALVDTAVGRLLRMKFQLGLFEQPYVDDAGAAAVFDTAEQRALAHRLAQKSIVLLKNDGLLPLPKTLPSIAVIGPSADSIRLLQGDYHYPAHLEMMFGEIKEGDQSPRPAGLVDLAMHFVPMVSVLNGIKRKLSPQTVIHSAPGCDITGAATAGFAAAVAAAEQAEVAVVVVGDRSGLADGCTSGESIDRAELGLPGVQQALVEAVVVTGTPVVVVLINGRPLALPWIAAHVPALIEAWLPGEEAGTAVADVLFGDFNPGGKLPISLPVSVGQVPVYYNHKPSGGRSHWKGEYAGMTTKPLFPFGHGLSFTSFEYSDLEISPAGAGAADTVRIRATVRNAGERSGEEVVQLYVHDVVASVTRPVKELKAFRRIALDPGQAKTVTFELAVAQLGFYDRSMRFVVEPGAIEALVGSSSADIRLSGQFEITGETTVVPKVFSSTVTVS; from the coding sequence CCTATCTCGATTCTACCCAGCCGATCGACGCCCGGGTCCGCGATCTGGTGTCGCGGATGACGCTGCCGGAGAAGCTGGCGCAGATCGGTTGCGTCTGGTCGAGTGAACTGATTCGGGACGAAGCCTTTTGCGAGCGCCGGGCGCGGACGACTCTGGCTCACGGCATCGGTCACATCACCCGCATCGGCGGGGCGACGGTATTGGCCCCGGCCGCCAGCGCGACCGTGGCCAACGCGATCCAGAAATTCCTGGTCGAGCGGACCCGTCTCGGCATTCCCGCCATCATCCACGAGGAAAGCTGCGCCGGCTATCTCGCCCGCGGGGCAACCTGCTTTCCGCAGGCCATCGGCCTCGCCAGCACCTGGGAGCCGGAGCTGATCGAGGCGATGACCAGTGTCATTCGCACCCAGATGCGCGCCGCCGGCGCGCATCACGCGCTGGCTCCGGTACTCGACGTCGCCCGGGATCCGCGCTGGGGCCGCACCGAGGAAACCTTCGGTGAGGATCCCTACCTGATAGCGCAAATGGGCATCGCCTACGTGCGCGGCTTGCAGGGCGACGACCTGCGCCGCGGCATTGTCGCCACCGGCAAGCACTTCGCCGGCTACGGCGCCTCCGAGGGCGGCCTGAACTGGGCGCCCGCCCACATCCCGGCGCGCGAGTTGCGCGAGGTCTACGTCGCCCCGTTCGAAGCGGTCATCAAACAAGCGCAACTGGCCTCGATCATGAACGCTTACAACGAGATCGACGGCGTGCCGCTGGGCTCTTCCAAGGAGATACTCAACGATCTGCTGCGCCGCGAGTTGGGTTTCGACGGCGTGGTGGTGAGCGACTACTTCACCATCGCCACCTTGTTCCAATACCACCGCATCGGTGGCGACGAAGCCGAAGCCGCCGGCTTCGCGCTCGCAGCCGGAATCGATGTCGAGCTGCCGGCGCTGCACTGCTACGGCGAACCGCTGCGCCAAGCAGTGGAAGACGGCCGGGTTGATGTCGCGCTGGTCGATACCGCCGTCGGCCGCCTGCTGCGCATGAAGTTCCAGCTCGGCCTATTCGAGCAGCCCTACGTTGACGATGCTGGCGCTGCGGCGGTCTTCGACACCGCGGAGCAGCGCGCGCTCGCCCACCGCCTGGCGCAGAAGTCGATCGTGCTGCTCAAGAACGACGGCCTGTTGCCGCTGCCCAAGACGCTGCCGTCGATTGCGGTCATCGGCCCGAGCGCCGACAGCATCCGCTTGCTACAAGGCGACTATCACTACCCCGCCCACCTCGAGATGATGTTCGGCGAAATCAAAGAGGGTGACCAATCACCGCGCCCGGCCGGGCTGGTAGATCTCGCCATGCACTTCGTGCCGATGGTGAGCGTCCTCAACGGCATCAAACGCAAGCTGTCGCCACAAACGGTGATCCACAGTGCCCCCGGCTGCGACATCACGGGCGCGGCCACTGCCGGCTTTGCGGCCGCGGTGGCCGCGGCCGAACAAGCCGAGGTGGCCGTAGTGGTAGTCGGCGACCGCTCCGGATTGGCGGATGGCTGCACCAGCGGAGAGTCGATTGACCGCGCCGAGCTGGGACTGCCCGGCGTACAGCAGGCGCTGGTGGAAGCGGTGGTGGTAACCGGCACGCCCGTCGTGGTGGTGCTGATCAACGGCCGGCCGTTGGCGCTGCCATGGATCGCCGCGCACGTGCCCGCGCTCATCGAAGCCTGGCTGCCGGGCGAGGAGGCCGGCACTGCGGTCGCCGATGTGCTCTTCGGTGATTTCAACCCGGGCGGCAAGCTCCCGATCTCGTTGCCGGTGAGCGTGGGACAGGTGCCGGTGTATTACAACCACAAGCCGTCCGGCGGCCGCTCGCACTGGAAGGGAGAATACGCCGGCATGACGACCAAGCCGCTGTTCCCATTCGGTCACGGCCTCAGCTTTACCAGCTTCGAATACAGCGACCTTGAGATTTCCCCCGCTGGGGCCGGGGCCGCCGACACCGTGCGCATTCGCGCGACGGTAAGAAACGCCGGCGAGCGCAGCGGGGAAGAAGTCGTGCAGCTCTACGTCCACGACGTCGTCGCCAGCGTTACCCGGCCGGTGAAGGAGTTGAAGGCTTTCCGCCGCATCGCGCTCGATCCCGGCCAGGCCAAGACCGTCACCTTCGAGCTCGCCGTGGCTCAGCTCGGCTTCTACGATCGCAGCATGCGCTTCGTCGTCGAACCCGGAGCCATCGAAGCACTAGTGGGTAGCTCGTCAGCGGACATCCGGCTGAGCGGGCAGTTCGAGATCACGGGCGAGACGACGGTGGTGCCGAAGGTGTTCTCGAGCACGGTGACTGTAAGCTGA